The DNA region CACCGTCCGGCTGGTCGTCCTGTTCGCGCCGGCCGTCTTCGGCACCCTGGTTGCGGTCCCCGCGTACTTCCTGGCCAAGCGACTGGCCGGGAAGTTCGGCGGCGTGATCGCCGTCGCCGTCCTCGCGCTCGCGGGCTCGACCTTCGCCCAGCGCGGGACCGTCGGCTTCTACGACCACCACATCGCCGAGGCGCTGTTCATGACCGGCGCCGTCCTCGCGACGATGGTCGCCGTCTCCGTCGCCGAACAGGAGAAACCCGTCTGGGAGCTGTTCAAGGCGCGCGACGTCGCCGCCCTGCGCCGCCCCGTCGGCTGGTCGCTGGTCGCCGGCGCCGCCATCGCCATCTACCTCTGGACCTGGGCGCCCGGCGTCTTCCTCGTCGGCATCCTCGGCGTCTTCTTCCTCGTCCAGATCGTCTCGGAGTACGCCCACGGCGAGAGCCCGGAACACGTCGCGATCGCCGGCGCGGTGACGCTGTCGACGACCGGCGTGCTGAGCTTCGCCGTCATCGAGGAACTCGGGCTCAGCGCCACGAGCTACAACCTCCTCCAGCCGATGCTCGCGTTCGGCGTCGCCGCGGGCTGTGTCTTCCTCGCGTGGTTCGCCCGCGAGTGGGAGTCCCGGGACCTGCCCAACTTCCAGTTCCCGCTCGCGGTGGGCGGCATCCTCCTCCTGCTGGCGGGCGGGATGGCGGTCCTGCTCCCGGACCTGTGGGGCTTCCTGGTCAACCAGATCACCCGCGTCGTCGGCCTCTCGGTCACGGACACGGCACAGACCGTCGGCGAGGCGCAGTCGCTGCCGTTCAGCCAGCTGTTCCCCCGGTACGGCTTCACGGTCTTCATCGCGCTGCTCGGGGTCGCCTACGTCGCGGCCCGGCACTTCTACGACCGGCCGCGCGCCGAGCTGACGCTCGTCGCCGTCTGGACCGTCTTCCTCCTGCTGGCGACGCTGACCCAGCAGCGCTTCGACTACTACTTCGCCGTCGCCGTCGCGTCGATGGCCGCGCTCGTGCTCGGCGAACTCGCGCGGTTCTCCGGGCTGTCGACGCCCGACACGGACATCGAGACCTACCAGGTGCTGACGATCGCCGCCGTCGTCCTGGTGGTGTTCGCCCCGCTGGTCTACCCGACGCCGCTCGCGATGCAGATGACCTCCGCGGAGGGCGGGCCGGGGCAGGCTCAGCCGGCCTGGAACGAGACGCTCGGCTGGATGCAGACGAACGCGCCCGCACAGGGCACCTACGGCGGCGCCGACAACGCCGACGCCGTCCCCTACTACGGCACCTTCGAGAACACCGACGACTTCGACTACCCCGAGGGGTACTACGGGACGCTCTCGTGGTGGGACTACGGCCACTGGATCACGGTGATGGGCGAGCAGATGCCCACCGCCAACCCGTTCCAGCAGGGGGCCAACCAGGCCGCGAACTTCCTGCTGTCGACCAACGAGTCCCACGCCAACGAGGTGATGACCGACCTCAGCGAGGACGACGCCAAGAGCCGCTTCGTGACGGTCGACTGGAAGATGGCCGAGACCTCCCAGTACTACCAGCGGGCGGGGACCCAGCCGCTGAACATCGGCGGGAAGTACTTCGCGCCGTTCGCGTTCTACTCCGACGGGAACATCTCCCAGAACGACTACTACTCGGGCCTGTACTACCAGACGGGCCAGCAGGACCGCGTGCAGTACCGCCTCTTCCGGCGCCACCAGCAGCCGTACTACAACTCCACGGCCGTCCGGCTGTACCGGTTCCACGGGAGCGCCGCCGAGCCGAGCCCGGTCGTCCTCGACTGGACGATCGAGGACGTGGGCGGCGAGCAAGTTCCGATCAGCAACGGGACGCGCCGCTTCGGGTCGATGGCCGAGGCCCGCGAGTACGTCGAGAGCGACCCGACCTCCCAGATCGGCGGGTTCGGCGGCTTCCCCGAGGAACGGGTCCCCGCGCTCGAACACTACCGGATGGTCCAGGGCAGCGACACCACGGCCTTCGACTCGGTCCGCTACCAGCTCGGCCTGCGGAAGCAGGCCCAGGGCGCCTTCCAGACCTCGCTGCGCCAGCCGGGCGTGCTCGGCGCGCTCCAGCCGGCCAGCACGAACTGGGTGAAGGCCTTCGAGCGGGTCCCCGGCGGGACCATCGAGGGCGAGGGGCCCGCGAACGCGACGGTCAACGCGGCCGTCCAGATGGAGGTTCCGTCGACGAACTCCACGTTCGTCTACCGCCAGCAGGCCGAGACCGGCCAGGACGGCTCCTTCACGATGACGGTCCCCTACTCGACGACCGGCTACGACGAGTGGGGCACCGAGGAGGGCTACACGGACCCGAGCGTCACCGCGAACAGCTCCTACCGGCTCAGCACCGGCACGACCTCCAACGGCACCTACGCGTTCCGCTACGGCGCCACGGTCGACGTGACCGAGGGCCAGGTCATCGGCGAGAACGAGTCGGCCTCGACGGTCACCCTCGAGAAGGGCCAGGCGCAGCCGCTCCCGACCGCCCAGCCGGACAACGGGACGAGCGGCGACGGCACGGGCGACGGCACCGCCGGTGACGACGGCGCGACCGGCGACGGGACGGCCACGCCGACCCCGGCCGACGACAGCGGCACCGACACGGGCGCGGACGGCACCGCGACGCCCGCCGGCGACGCCGGGACGGCCACGCCGACCGCGAGCGATACCGGAACCGCGACGGACGCCGGGACCGGCAGCGACGCCGGGACCGACACCGCGGCGCCGGCGACGCTCGTCGCGCTGCTGGGCGGCGGACTGGTCTCGCTGGTCGGACTGAGCCGGCGCGACTGACCGACTCCGCCGGCCGATTCCGTTCCGGACCGTTCCGGCCCACGCCGTTCCGGACCGTTCCGGTCCGCTCCGCCACCCCTTTTTCGCGGCCTCGCCGCGCGCGACTATCCGTCAGTACTAACTACTGGCTCCGACTTCCGTCCCCTATGACACGACAGTCCGGTCGGCGCAACCGGGGTCGCCGACCGACCGAGCCGCAGGGTGAGGCCGATGGCAGTTGACGGCGGTCTGCTCGCGGTCGACCTGTTGCTCGTGGCGTTCGCGGGCGGCGCGGTCGGCGCGGCGCTGGGCGGCTACGCGGCCTACGGCCTCGCCGGCCTGGTCGTCACGGTCGGCGAGATCGCGCGGGTCACCACCGGCGCGGGCGGCTCGCCGCTCGTCGCCGACTCGGCCGACCTCGGGGCGGCGGGCGTCACCGGGCTGGTCGGCTACGGCCCCGTTCTGGGGCCGCACGTCGCGTTCGCGGGCGCCGCCGCGGCCGCGGCCTACGCCGGCCGCAAGGGCCACCTCGACACCGACTTCCCCTACCACGAGGCCAAACACCTCGCGGCGCCGCTCGGGCCGCGCCCCGGCGCGCTCGCGGTCGGCGGCGCCTTCGGCGTCCTCGGCTACTGGCTCGCCGGGCTGTCGCTCCGGCTGGGGCTGCCCTGGGACCCCGTCGCGGCGAGCGTCGTCGTCTCCGCGCTGTTGCACCGGGCCGTCTTCGGCTACCCGCTGCTCGGCCGCCTCGACACGGACCTGCTCGACATGTCGCCCTACCGCGACGGCGACCGGCGGATGGCCGCCG from Halosimplex halophilum includes:
- a CDS encoding oligosaccharyl transferase, archaeosortase A system-associated; translation: MSQWRGQIENIDEPGDLAEVVGEYYHIPAVVALLGFMLWSRVRDWKQFLVDGTVYFSGNDPWYHYRMVQYTVRNWPSTSPFDPWTQFPVGTHSSQFGTVMDQLVATAALVVGLGNPSDHTVRLVVLFAPAVFGTLVAVPAYFLAKRLAGKFGGVIAVAVLALAGSTFAQRGTVGFYDHHIAEALFMTGAVLATMVAVSVAEQEKPVWELFKARDVAALRRPVGWSLVAGAAIAIYLWTWAPGVFLVGILGVFFLVQIVSEYAHGESPEHVAIAGAVTLSTTGVLSFAVIEELGLSATSYNLLQPMLAFGVAAGCVFLAWFAREWESRDLPNFQFPLAVGGILLLLAGGMAVLLPDLWGFLVNQITRVVGLSVTDTAQTVGEAQSLPFSQLFPRYGFTVFIALLGVAYVAARHFYDRPRAELTLVAVWTVFLLLATLTQQRFDYYFAVAVASMAALVLGELARFSGLSTPDTDIETYQVLTIAAVVLVVFAPLVYPTPLAMQMTSAEGGPGQAQPAWNETLGWMQTNAPAQGTYGGADNADAVPYYGTFENTDDFDYPEGYYGTLSWWDYGHWITVMGEQMPTANPFQQGANQAANFLLSTNESHANEVMTDLSEDDAKSRFVTVDWKMAETSQYYQRAGTQPLNIGGKYFAPFAFYSDGNISQNDYYSGLYYQTGQQDRVQYRLFRRHQQPYYNSTAVRLYRFHGSAAEPSPVVLDWTIEDVGGEQVPISNGTRRFGSMAEAREYVESDPTSQIGGFGGFPEERVPALEHYRMVQGSDTTAFDSVRYQLGLRKQAQGAFQTSLRQPGVLGALQPASTNWVKAFERVPGGTIEGEGPANATVNAAVQMEVPSTNSTFVYRQQAETGQDGSFTMTVPYSTTGYDEWGTEEGYTDPSVTANSSYRLSTGTTSNGTYAFRYGATVDVTEGQVIGENESASTVTLEKGQAQPLPTAQPDNGTSGDGTGDGTAGDDGATGDGTATPTPADDSGTDTGADGTATPAGDAGTATPTASDTGTATDAGTGSDAGTDTAAPATLVALLGGGLVSLVGLSRRD